In Musa acuminata AAA Group cultivar baxijiao chromosome BXJ2-10, Cavendish_Baxijiao_AAA, whole genome shotgun sequence, a genomic segment contains:
- the LOC135625670 gene encoding inactive protein FON2 SPARE1-like yields MWSSSFSPAMLWALILAVIFLSPASRSSLSQATSDDAFLAYHCDRHHHRFLHHGHHRRLDQYYHDRAVHGLPSWCRRRRPVQLQPPPQPPVRNEIDPRYGVEKRLVPTGPNPLHN; encoded by the coding sequence ATGTGGAGTTCCTCCTTTTCGCCTGCAATGCTTTGGGCCCTCATCTTGGCTGTCATCTTCCTGTCACCGGCTTCCAGGAGCTCTCTCTCCCAGGCGACCTCGGATGATGCTTTCCTGGCCTATCATTGCGACCGCCACCACCACCGCTTCCTCCACCACGGTCACCACCGCCGCCTCGACCAGTACTATCATGATCGGGCTGTGCATGGGCTACCTTCCTGGTGCCGCCGACGTCGGCCAGTCCAGCTTCAGCCTCCTCCGCAGCCGCCGGTCAGGAATGAGATCGATCCAAGATACGGCGTCGAGAAGCGGCTCGTACCGACCGGGCCGAATCCTCTCCACAACTGA
- the LOC135625671 gene encoding uncharacterized protein LOC135625671 encodes MASTLLATTAIMLSSPIAEMLMTSLSGSSTKPGAQAFVVGYRTNLGLSIKLFSILVRFMLDFLLNVQSIRYYTHTSILITVRLKRHRSPAHCLTADYVANTMNKGSYFWSTGIHAFLCLQKRIVLLLLQIDCQLQS; translated from the coding sequence ATGGCATCAACACTTCTGGCCACCACCGCAATCATGCTCAGCTCACCGATCGCGGAAATGCTCATGACAAGCCTCAGCGGGAGCTCAACCAAGCCCGGAGCGCAGGCATTCGTGGTGGGGTATAGGACCAACCTCGGTCTCTCCATCAAACTGTTCTCCATCCTAGTCCGCTTCATGCTGGACTTCCTCCTCAACGTCCAATCCATCCGGTACTACACCCACACCAGCATCCTCATCACCGTGCGTCTCAAGCGCCACCGCTCACCCGCACACTGCCTCACCGCCGACTACGTCGCGAACACCATGAACAAGGGGAGCTATTTCTGGTCCACTGGAATCCATGCCTTCTTATGCCTTCAGAAGAGAatcgtgctgctgctgctgcagattgATTGTCAACTCCAATCTTGA
- the LOC104000557 gene encoding UDP-arabinopyranose mutase 1: protein MTAAAAGKDSPSSSTVRGTPLLKDELDIVIPTIRNLDFLEMWRPFFQPYHLIVVQDGDPSKTIRVPEGFDYELYNRNDIKRILGPKAACISFKDSACRCFGYMVSKKKYIYTIDDDCFVAKDPSGKEINALEQHISNLLTPSTPYFFNTLYDPYREGTDFVRGYPFSLREGTPTVVSHGLWLNIPDYDAATQLVKPRERNTRYVDAVLTIPRGTLFPMCGMNLAFDRELIGSAMYFGLMGDGQPIGRYDDMWAGWCIKVICDHLRLGVKTGLPYIWHSKASNPFVNLKKEYKGIFWQEELIPFFQTVVLPKDCTTVQKCYIELSKQVREKLGKIDPYFTKLADAMVTWIEAWDELNPSGTAAQMVNGSSNGK, encoded by the exons atgACGGCGGCGGCTGCGGGGAAGGATTCACCATCGTCGTCGACGGTTCGTGGCACGCCTCTGCTGAAGGACGAGCTCGACATCGTGATCCCGACGATACGGAACCTGGACTTCTTGGAGATGTGGCGGCCGTTCTTTCAGCCCTACCACCTGATCGTGGTACAGGACGGGGACCCGAGCAAGACGATCCGGGTGCCGGAGGGGTTCGATTACGAGCTCTACAACCGCAACGACATCAAACGCATCCTGGGCCCCAAGGCCGCCTGCATCTCCTTCAAGGATTCCGCCTGCCGCTGCTTCGGCTACATGGTCTCCAAGAAGAAATACATCTACACCATCGACGACGACTGCTTC GTTGCTAAAGATCCCTCTGGCAAAGAGATCAATGCACTGGAACAGCACATAAGCAATCTCCTGACACCATCCACTCCCTACTTCTTCAACACCTTGTATGATCCCTACCGAGAAGGCACAGACTTTGTCCGCGGATACCCTTTCAGCCTTCGCGAGGGCACTCCGACGGTTGTGTCTCATGGCCTTTGGCTTAACATTCCAGACTATGATGCTGCCACCCAGCTTGTCAAGCCGCGAGAGAGGAACACCAG GTATGTGGATGCAGTTCTTACGATACCCAGGGGAACTCTGTTTCCTATGTGTGGAATGAATCTGGCTTTCGATCGTGAGCTCATCGGCTCTGCAATGTACTTTGGACTTATGGGCGATGGCCAACCCATTGGGCGATATGATGATATGTGGGCTGGGTGGTGCATCAAG GTGATCTGTGATCACTTGCGATTGGGGGTCAAGACTGGGTTACCATACATCTGGCACAGCAAAGCTAGCAATCCATTTGTGAACTTGAAAAAGGAGTACAAGGGCATCTTCTGGCAGGAAGAGCTGATCCCCTTCTTCCAGACAGTTGTCCTCCCAAAGGATTGCACCACAGTGCAGAAGTGCTACATTGAACTGTCCAAGCAGGTGAGAGAAAAGCTTGGGAAGATTGACCCTTACTTCACCAAGCTTGCCGATGCTATGGTTACATGGATTGAGGCTTGGGACGAGCTCAACCCATCCGGAACAGCAGCTCAAATGGTCAACGGCTCCTCCAATGGGAAATAG
- the LOC104000416 gene encoding tRNA (guanine(26)-N(2))-dimethyltransferase 1 codes for MGDVEDELRDYKIIKEGEAEILMHSSNTVFFNKAQVYNRDMSIAVLRTYIAKCKEEHDAYLSKKGRLENKVPEEKNSGSVAKNDSITQDAEANGDTDVQQDQSLDETESISEGFIRMPSWKGSQELKAPRVLEALAASGLRALRYAREVDGIGQVIALDNDKASIEACKRNIKFNGSVACSKVEAHLADARVYMLTHQKEFDVVDLDPYGSPSVFLDSAVQSVADGGILMCTATDMAVLCGNNGEVCHSKYGSYPLKGKYCHEMALRILLACIESHANRYKRHIVPILSVYMDFYVRVFVRIYTSASAIKETPLKLSYVYQCVGCDSFHLQSVGRTINKDKSVKSAPGYGPVVPQECSDCGKKFNMGGPIWSAPMHDKEWIFSILANVKAMKERYPAYEKISAVLTTISEELHDIPLFVSLHNLCSTLKCTSPSAVLFRSAVLNAGYRISGSHVNPLGLKTDAPMDVIWDIMRCWVKNHPIKAQQPDKSGTVILSKEPKLQANFARAAASLSKAKVKKEVRYLPNPERHWGPKVRAGRQITSKHCSLLGPDVVSGSLDQEADGSSEAVADKLAEGPATKRQKTVDVSASQS; via the exons ATGGGCGACGTCGAAGACGAGCTCAGGGACTACAAGATCATTAAGGAAGGGGAGGCCGAGATCCTGATGCATTCCAGCAACACCGTCTTCTTCAACAAAGCCCAG GTCTACAACCGAGATATGTCCATTGCTGTTTTGAGGACTTATATTGCTAAGTGCAAGGAAGAGCATGATGCATATTTGAGCAAAAAGGGTAGACTAGAAAATAAGGTTCCTGAGGAAAAAAATTCTGGATCTGTTGCAAAGAACGACAGTATCACTCAGGATGCAGAGGCTAATGGAGATACTGATGTACAACAAGATCAATCTCTAGATGAGACAGAAAGTATTTCAGAAGGATTCATAAGGATGCCATCTTGGAAAGGTTCTCAAGAACTTAAGGCGCCAAGAGTCCTTGAG GCTTTGGCCGCTTCTGGACTAAGAGCTCTGCGATATGCCCGTGAGGTGGATGGAATAGGGCAAGTTATTGCTCTGGACAATGATAAAG CATCCATTGAAGCTTGCAAGAGAAACATAAAATTTAATGGTTCTGTTGCATGCTCAAAAGTTGAAGCTCATCTTGCTGATGCTCGTGTTTACATGCTCACTCATCAGAAAGAATTTGATGTG GTTGATCTTGATCCTTATGGATCACCATCTGTATTTTTGGACTCAGCAGTCCAATCAGTTGCAGATGGAGGCATCTTGATGTGCACAGCTACTGATATGGCAGTTCTCTGTGGAAATAATGGGGAGGTTTGCCATTCAAA GTATGGTTCCTACCCTTTGAAAGGGAAATATTGCCATGAAATGGCTTTGCGGATCCTCTTGGCATGCATTGAG AGTCATGCAAACCGTTACAAGCGACATATTGTTCCTATCCTCTCTGTCTATATGGATTTCTATGTTCGAGTTTTTGTTCGGATATATAC CTCCGCAAGTGCAATCAAAGAAACACCTCTTAAACTCTCATATGTTTACCAGTGTGTTGGCTGTGACTCTtttcatctccaaagtgttgggaGAACAATTAATAAG GACAAAAGTGTGAAATCTGCACCCGGATATGGTCCTGTGGTTCCTCAAGAGTGCAGCGATTGCGGAAAGAAATTTAACATGGGTGGTCCAATATGGTCTGCTCCTATGCATGACAAGGAATGGATATTTTCTATTTTAGCAAATGTCAAAGCTATGAAGGAAAGATATCCTGCTTATGAAAAAATTTCTGCTGTGCTAACTACTATATCAGAG GAATTACATGATATTCCTCTCTTTGTAAGTCTCCACAATTTATGTTCGACTCTCAAGTGCACCTCCCCATCTGCAGTTTTGTTTCGTTCTGCAGTGCTGAATGCTGGATATCGTATCTCAGGAAGTCACGTGAATCCTCTGGGGCTGAAAACTGATGCTCCAATGGATGTTATTTGGGACATTATGCGTTGTTGG GTCAAGAATCATCCCATCAAAGCACAACAACCAGACAAGTCAGGAACAGTGATACTGTCCAAAGAACCAAAACTACAA GCGAATTTTGCTCGAGCAGCTGCTTCACTCAGCAAAGCAAAAGTCAAGAAGGAGGTGAGGTATCTTCCAAATCCCGAGAGGCATTGGGGCCCTAAGGTTAGGGCAGGTAGGCAAATTACAAGCAAGCACTGCTCTTTATTGGGTCCCGATGTAGTGAGCGGGTCTCTAGACCAAGAAGCTGATGGATCATCTGAGGCAGTGGCAGATAAATTGGCTGAAGGACCTGCAACGAAGCGTCAAAAGACTGTCGATGTGTCTGCATCGCAATCATGA
- the LOC135624548 gene encoding ultraviolet-B receptor UVR8-like → MDIDGILSDVRVVNLPTKSAIYIWGYNHSGQTARKGKDCHLRIPKSLSHKLFKCAGGDNLRWLDIACGREHTAAVASDGSLFTWGANDFGQLGDGTEESRKHPKKVKSLQTEYVKSVSCGAHCTAAVAEPRENDGTISTSRLWVWGQNQGSNHPRLYWGAFNPNTVICQVSCGSVHVVALSEDGLLQAWGYNEYGQLGRGFTSEGLQGARILNAYARFLDEPPELVKIRQVACGEYHTAAISEDGDVYTWGLGSMGQLGHCSPQSGDKELLPRRVVALDGITVKDVACGGVHTCALTAQGSLYTWGGGQAGQLGLGPQNGFFSCVPNASDMLLRNLPVLVIPKGVQLVTCGHSHTLISMRDGRIYGWGYNSYGQAANEKSTYAWFPSPVDWCVGEVKRLAAGGGHSAVLTDAHTLKELCEFRLAESINLSNCFTIADVASRTGADSLARLCERYREHLLEQDNRDNEEEEANRED, encoded by the exons ATGGATATTGATGGGATACTTTCTGATGTCCGAGTGGTCAACCTCCCCACCAAGAGTGCGATATATATCTGGGGCTATAACCACAGTGGGCAGACAGCCAGGAAGGGCAAAGATTGCCATTTGAGAATTCCAAAGAGTCTTTCGCACAAGCTCTTCAAGTGTGCCGGAGGAGATAATCTGAGATGGTTGGATATTGCTTGTGGCAGGGAACACACTGCAGCAGTAGCCTCTGATGGGTCTCTATTCACATGGg GTGCAAACGATTTTGGTCAGTTAGGAGATGGAACTGAAGAGAGTAGAAAGCACCCCAAGAAGGTTAAGTCATTGCAGacagaatatgtgaaatctgTCTCTTGTGGAGCACATTGTACAGCTGCTGTTGCAGAACCTCGGGAAAATGATGGCACAATATCCACAAGCAGGCTTTGGGTGTGGGGACAAAATCAG GGATCAAACCATCCACGCCTATATTGGGGAGCCTTTAATCCAAACACG GTTATATGTCAAGTTTCCTGTGGGTCAGTCCATGTAGTGGCCTTATCTGAGGATGGCTTGCTTCAAGCTTGGG GCTACAATGAGTATGGCCAGCTTGGCAGAGGTTTTACATCTGAAGGATTACAGGGAGCTCGGATATTGAATGCTTATGCCAGGTTCCTAGATGAACCCCCTGAGCTTGTGAAGATAAGGCAAGTGGCTTGCGGGGAGTACCACACTGCTGCAATATCAGAAGATGGTGACGT GTATACCTGGGGGCTGGGAAGCATGGGACAACTTGGACATTGTTCTCCTCAGAGTGGTGATAAAGAGCTGCTTCCAAGGCGAGTGGTTGCCCTTGATGGTATAACCGTAAAGGATGTTGCATGTGGTGGAGTACATACTTGTGCTTTAACTGCCCAAGGATCCCTTTACACTTGGGGTGGTGGGCAAGCAGGACAGCTTGGACTAGGTCCCCAGAATGGATTCTTTTCATGTGTTCCTAATGCATCTGATATGCTACTGCGCAATCTTCCAGTCTTGGTCATACCTAAGGGTGTACAGCTTGTTACCTGTGGGCATTCTCACACGCTCATCTCCATGCGAGATGGAAGGATATATGGATGGGGTTATAATAGCTATGGTCAAGCAGCCAATGAGAAATCAACATATGCCTGGTTCCCCTCACCTGTTGACTG GTGTGTTGGGGAAGTCAAAAGATTGGCAGCTGGTGGTGGTCATTCTGCTGTGTTGACAGATGCTCACACATTGAAAGAACTGTGTGAGTTCAGGCTTGCAGAGAGTATAAATCTTTCTAATTGCTTTACAATTGCTGATGTTGCTTCTCGAACTGGTGCGGATTCCTTGGCACGACTGTGTGAAAGATATAG GGAACATCTTCTTGAACAGGATAACCGTGACAATGAAGAGGAAGAAGCCAATCGAGAGGACTAA
- the LOC104000413 gene encoding protein PYRICULARIA ORYZAE RESISTANCE 21 isoform X2, whose protein sequence is MAKKTCTLILKVDLECSRCSKKIKKTLCKLQDRARIQSIAYDEENGTVTLSGPFDPDCLSKKLCCMAYKVIKDIQIKPPPPPPPQNQPDPPPTTQPDAPATAQDPKPKLDAPVDAQPPSSKPPDLVYLPVFQACFCRCSCFEAHHGCCCRCCSCGKMRSDPPPVYGGSYCQEIRIVFEQDPPNACIIM, encoded by the exons ATGGCTAAGAAG ACCTGCACATTGATTCTGAAAGTAGACCTGGAATGCTCTCGTTGTTCCAAGAAGATCAAGAAAACCCTATGCAAACTCCAGG ATCGAGCGAGGATCCAATCCATCGCCTACGACGAGGAGAACGGCACAGTCACTCTATCGGGCCCCTTCGATCCGGACTGCCTCTCCAAGAAGCTGTGCTGCATGGCCTACAAGGTGATCAAGGACATCCAGATAAAGCCCCCCCCGCCGCCTCCGCCCCAGAACCAGCCGGATCCTCCACCGACAACGCAGCCAGACGCTCCGGCAACTGCTCAAGATCCCAAGCCGAAGTTAGATGCGCCCGTCGATGCCCAACCCCCATCGTCCAAGCCGCCCGACTTGGTTTACCTTCCGGTTTTTCAGGCTTGCTTCTGCCGATGTTCTTGCTTCGAGGCACACCATGGCTGCTGCTGCAGGTGCTGCTCTTGCGGGAAGATGCGGAGCGATCCACCGCCGGTCTACGGCGGTTCGTACTGCCAAGAAATCAGGATCGTCTTCGAGCAGGACCCACCAAATGCGTGCATTATCATGTAG
- the LOC104000413 gene encoding protein PYRICULARIA ORYZAE RESISTANCE 21 isoform X1, translated as MRLEQVLLPSSLLSSSLRQLSPASELGPLEQMAKKTCTLILKVDLECSRCSKKIKKTLCKLQDRARIQSIAYDEENGTVTLSGPFDPDCLSKKLCCMAYKVIKDIQIKPPPPPPPQNQPDPPPTTQPDAPATAQDPKPKLDAPVDAQPPSSKPPDLVYLPVFQACFCRCSCFEAHHGCCCRCCSCGKMRSDPPPVYGGSYCQEIRIVFEQDPPNACIIM; from the exons ATGCGTTTAGAGCAAGTCTTGTTGCCTTCCTCCTTATTGTCTTCCTCCCTGCGCCAACTCTCTCCAGCTTCAGAACTCGGTCCACTCGAGCAAATGGCTAAGAAG ACCTGCACATTGATTCTGAAAGTAGACCTGGAATGCTCTCGTTGTTCCAAGAAGATCAAGAAAACCCTATGCAAACTCCAGG ATCGAGCGAGGATCCAATCCATCGCCTACGACGAGGAGAACGGCACAGTCACTCTATCGGGCCCCTTCGATCCGGACTGCCTCTCCAAGAAGCTGTGCTGCATGGCCTACAAGGTGATCAAGGACATCCAGATAAAGCCCCCCCCGCCGCCTCCGCCCCAGAACCAGCCGGATCCTCCACCGACAACGCAGCCAGACGCTCCGGCAACTGCTCAAGATCCCAAGCCGAAGTTAGATGCGCCCGTCGATGCCCAACCCCCATCGTCCAAGCCGCCCGACTTGGTTTACCTTCCGGTTTTTCAGGCTTGCTTCTGCCGATGTTCTTGCTTCGAGGCACACCATGGCTGCTGCTGCAGGTGCTGCTCTTGCGGGAAGATGCGGAGCGATCCACCGCCGGTCTACGGCGGTTCGTACTGCCAAGAAATCAGGATCGTCTTCGAGCAGGACCCACCAAATGCGTGCATTATCATGTAG